From Cecembia calidifontis, one genomic window encodes:
- a CDS encoding alpha/beta hydrolase encodes MKTQKINNPAEKGAPQAVPKYNKPLVGRMKFYYKNPIVDAYFSYLLAFGARGGADVGEAFAAVSNVNQYDTEAWVRELTKVADLAEKDAERSFSRGHLITARETFLRVYYLNRAALFNLSPVKETKRYSEILDHAVANFRKAAALFNPPIEPIEIDFEGKKLKGYFMKPDNSNVKRPTIYNVGGGESFSEDMCFLFGIGDQERGYNVITVDLPGMGNTAIQGMKMEPTMEKPVSKVIDYLETRPDVDMDKLAVFGPSLGGYTVARAAAYDKRIKAMIANSIILNQYEYLVQAKELKVLAKYENFPLFKLITRIFGSWLAGLFNVMDIYKWRWQVDTIQEWLDACKKFTVDPSDIDCPSLLLVGEDELAYSATHGFIADAMQKIKNPKVDLVIGKGDQGASGKNMLPNITLIRHTVFDWLDEVFQKNEEKEVQNPSRLKIKDNVELGINAV; translated from the coding sequence ATGAAAACCCAGAAAATAAATAACCCAGCAGAAAAAGGCGCCCCTCAAGCGGTACCTAAGTACAATAAGCCCTTGGTCGGAAGGATGAAGTTTTACTACAAAAATCCGATTGTAGATGCTTACTTTTCTTACCTTCTCGCCTTTGGGGCAAGAGGTGGGGCGGATGTAGGTGAAGCATTTGCAGCTGTCAGCAATGTCAATCAATACGACACGGAAGCTTGGGTGCGGGAACTGACCAAAGTGGCCGACCTCGCGGAAAAGGATGCAGAAAGAAGCTTCTCCCGTGGACATCTCATCACTGCCAGAGAAACCTTCTTAAGGGTGTATTACCTCAACAGGGCCGCCTTGTTTAACCTCAGTCCTGTCAAAGAAACCAAGCGTTACAGTGAAATTCTGGACCATGCGGTCGCAAATTTCAGAAAGGCTGCTGCCCTATTCAACCCTCCCATAGAACCCATTGAAATTGATTTCGAAGGAAAAAAGTTGAAGGGTTATTTTATGAAACCTGACAACAGCAATGTCAAAAGGCCTACCATTTACAATGTAGGAGGAGGAGAGTCCTTTAGTGAGGACATGTGTTTCCTTTTTGGGATTGGAGATCAGGAGCGTGGTTACAATGTCATCACGGTAGACCTTCCCGGGATGGGCAATACAGCCATTCAAGGAATGAAAATGGAGCCTACCATGGAAAAGCCCGTCAGTAAAGTGATTGATTACTTAGAAACCCGGCCTGATGTGGACATGGATAAATTGGCTGTCTTTGGCCCAAGTTTGGGAGGTTATACTGTGGCCAGAGCTGCTGCCTATGATAAGCGTATCAAAGCCATGATTGCAAACAGCATCATTTTGAATCAATATGAGTATTTGGTGCAGGCCAAAGAGCTTAAGGTTTTGGCCAAATATGAAAACTTCCCCTTGTTCAAATTGATTACCAGGATATTTGGTTCCTGGTTGGCCGGTCTGTTTAATGTCATGGACATTTACAAATGGAGATGGCAGGTAGATACGATTCAGGAATGGTTGGATGCCTGTAAGAAATTCACAGTAGACCCTTCGGATATTGATTGCCCCAGTCTTTTATTAGTAGGAGAGGATGAGTTGGCCTATTCGGCTACCCATGGATTTATAGCAGATGCCATGCAAAAGATCAAAAACCCCAAAGTGGATTTGGTGATCGGTAAAGGTGATCAAGGCGCTTCAGGCAAAAACATGCTTCCTAACATCACCCTAATTCGTCATACCGTTTTTGATTGGTTGGATGAAGTTTTCCAAAAAAATGAAGAAAAGGAAGTTCAGAATCCAAGCAGGTTGAAAATAAAGGATAATGTTGAATTAGGAATTAATGCCGTTTAG
- a CDS encoding IS4 family transposase: protein MKDFLRDRFFSFEVLVLFILSKSNKGLNICLEEFFGESSLSPTKSAFTQARKKLCYTVFKKLNGLICSLFYQHAKFKKWKGHRVLSVDGSTLELPDHPSMSEKFSYHGFGPNADAGHYMSRISYLYDVYNGLVLDAGMESYTTSEATLCHAHLGHIKEGDLLVCDRYYASLRLFFELKGKGADFLFRMKDNWWKCVEDFSRSSSSDAEYTLILPPKYRWLLEKYPSLSQTMTVRLIKKKNKKGKISIYATSLLDRKKYTASSLINLYKQRWGIEEAYKLIKSRLEVSDFSGKTAWAVQQDFYAKTLIISLCNILCYDVEPKTKTGRTSKSARTLIINKTYALSKTKSLILKIRDLIGELEQIIQKYVKKIASKIEYSRRNQVFKRKFRAKLKYSMNYKSI, encoded by the coding sequence GTGAAAGATTTTCTTCGTGACCGTTTCTTTTCCTTTGAAGTTCTTGTGCTTTTTATTTTGTCAAAGAGCAACAAAGGACTTAATATCTGCCTTGAAGAGTTTTTTGGGGAATCTTCCTTATCGCCCACTAAAAGTGCATTTACCCAGGCCAGGAAAAAACTGTGCTATACAGTTTTTAAAAAGCTTAACGGTTTGATCTGCAGTCTTTTTTACCAACATGCAAAGTTCAAGAAATGGAAGGGGCATAGGGTGCTTTCTGTTGATGGTTCAACACTTGAACTCCCGGATCATCCCTCCATGTCAGAGAAGTTCAGCTATCATGGTTTTGGGCCCAATGCGGATGCGGGACATTACATGAGCAGGATATCTTACCTGTATGATGTTTACAACGGCCTTGTACTGGATGCCGGTATGGAAAGCTACACCACTTCGGAAGCCACCCTATGTCATGCCCATCTTGGACATATTAAAGAAGGGGATCTTCTTGTGTGCGACAGGTATTATGCATCACTGAGACTTTTTTTCGAATTGAAAGGAAAAGGGGCCGACTTTCTTTTCAGGATGAAAGACAATTGGTGGAAATGTGTCGAAGATTTTTCCCGAAGTAGTTCCTCTGATGCGGAATATACATTAATACTCCCTCCAAAATACAGATGGCTGCTTGAAAAGTATCCCTCGTTATCCCAAACCATGACCGTAAGACTGATCAAGAAAAAGAATAAGAAGGGTAAGATTTCAATATATGCGACTTCGCTGTTGGACAGGAAAAAATATACAGCCTCCTCTCTAATAAACCTGTACAAACAGAGATGGGGAATAGAAGAAGCATATAAACTGATCAAATCAAGACTTGAAGTATCTGATTTTTCCGGCAAAACAGCATGGGCGGTCCAGCAGGACTTCTATGCTAAGACCCTGATCATATCACTCTGCAATATTCTTTGCTATGATGTGGAGCCAAAAACCAAAACAGGACGGACATCAAAGTCAGCAAGGACCTTGATAATCAATAAAACTTATGCATTGTCAAAAACAAAATCCCTGATTCTTAAAATCAGAGATTTAATTGGTGAATTGGAGCAGATTATCCAGAAATATGTAAAGAAAATCGCTTCCAAAATAGAATATTCAAGAAGAAACCAGGTATTCAAGCGGAAATTCAGAGCTAAACTGAAATACTCAATGAATTACAAATCTATTTAA
- a CDS encoding helix-turn-helix domain-containing protein, protein MKGDLEIPVYKEFNDYYVAANTPLRSKHDEFNILRFCDLGEELVTGMGPFSIAYYQIAIGSDLKAAVGVFDIREEIEDYTMVIYLPGQILSWEKRGNWEGFVVNFKESFLNLGSMPQQMDSFGFLHSVQPLVVPLGKKEYKQLSHFFELMLQEQERLGEENIFVIRNLLQVMVVYINRIVSERRNDGRFVELQYQKIATKFKSLVLEHYLQNRSVAFYASHLEITPAYLSDAVKKVFQTSPKNILNEITFLHAKTLLSASDIGIKEVAWKLSFDDYSHFVKFFKKMSGLTPAGFRKSLIKED, encoded by the coding sequence ATGAAAGGGGATCTGGAAATACCGGTCTATAAAGAGTTTAACGATTACTATGTGGCAGCGAATACCCCTCTGCGTTCAAAACATGATGAATTTAATATCTTGAGGTTTTGTGACCTTGGTGAAGAACTTGTTACCGGAATGGGACCTTTCAGCATTGCTTATTACCAGATTGCCATTGGAAGTGACCTGAAGGCAGCCGTGGGGGTTTTTGATATCCGGGAGGAAATAGAAGATTATACCATGGTGATTTATTTGCCGGGTCAGATTTTATCCTGGGAGAAAAGAGGAAATTGGGAAGGATTTGTGGTCAATTTCAAAGAGTCATTTTTGAACCTTGGAAGTATGCCGCAGCAAATGGACAGCTTTGGCTTTTTACATAGTGTTCAGCCGCTGGTGGTCCCCCTCGGTAAAAAGGAGTATAAGCAGTTAAGCCATTTTTTCGAATTGATGTTGCAGGAACAAGAAAGATTGGGTGAGGAAAACATCTTCGTAATCCGTAACCTGCTACAGGTAATGGTGGTGTATATCAACCGGATTGTTTCTGAAAGAAGAAATGACGGAAGGTTTGTAGAGCTTCAATATCAAAAGATCGCTACAAAATTCAAAAGTTTGGTGCTTGAACATTACCTGCAAAATAGATCGGTCGCTTTTTATGCTTCTCATTTGGAAATCACTCCTGCTTACCTGTCTGATGCTGTAAAAAAAGTATTTCAGACCTCTCCCAAAAACATCCTCAATGAAATCACTTTTTTACATGCCAAAACCCTCTTGTCAGCTTCAGATATAGGCATCAAGGAAGTAGCATGGAAGCTAAGTTTCGATGATTACAGCCATTTTGTAAAATTCTTCAAAAAAATGAGTGGGCTTACCCCTGCTGGTTTTAGGAAATCCTTGATAAAAGAGGACTAG
- a CDS encoding serine hydrolase domain-containing protein: MKRTLNPIFLQTSLQKMVDNKSIFSVAMKVESGDASLSWSGAAGSMQAEDKYFIASVTKMYITAIIMKLIDEGKIRLEYKINKYLPSEFSTKLHFFKGVDYSDQLTIKHLITNTSGIPDYFFHKQENGRTVADDLLEGKDEAWPLERTIGLIKGLKPKFKPGKKAAYSDSNYQLLGKIIEEVSGLSIPEIMKTYIFDHLGLKNTYVYQDISDNIPAPFYYGSKKLWLPNYMASIGPEGGIVSTVDEVMVFLKAFFAGFFFPKEKIGTLKEWKMIFPPPGLFQFGIGLEKLWIPRILFPFKYPGEILGFWGQTGTFAFFNPKTDLYFCGTTNQVNGAGHRKASGLIIKTIKSMI, translated from the coding sequence ATGAAACGGACCCTCAACCCTATCTTTCTCCAAACTTCCCTGCAGAAAATGGTCGATAACAAATCCATTTTCAGTGTTGCCATGAAGGTGGAAAGTGGGGATGCGTCCTTATCCTGGTCAGGGGCTGCCGGCAGTATGCAGGCCGAAGACAAATACTTTATTGCTTCTGTGACAAAAATGTATATCACCGCGATCATAATGAAGCTGATTGATGAGGGAAAAATCCGTTTAGAATATAAAATCAATAAATACCTGCCGAGTGAATTCTCTACCAAACTTCATTTTTTCAAAGGGGTGGATTACTCGGATCAATTGACCATCAAGCATTTGATTACCAACACCTCCGGCATTCCGGATTATTTTTTTCACAAACAGGAAAATGGGCGGACCGTTGCAGATGATTTGCTGGAAGGGAAGGATGAAGCTTGGCCACTGGAAAGGACCATTGGACTTATCAAAGGATTGAAACCCAAATTCAAACCGGGGAAAAAAGCAGCATACTCCGATTCGAATTACCAGCTTTTGGGAAAAATTATTGAGGAGGTTTCAGGGCTATCTATTCCAGAGATCATGAAGACATATATCTTCGATCACTTGGGGCTTAAAAATACCTATGTGTACCAAGATATATCGGATAACATTCCCGCTCCTTTTTATTATGGTTCCAAGAAATTGTGGCTTCCCAATTACATGGCCTCTATTGGACCGGAGGGGGGAATTGTATCTACTGTGGATGAGGTAATGGTCTTTTTGAAAGCTTTTTTTGCAGGGTTCTTTTTCCCAAAAGAAAAAATAGGAACGCTAAAGGAATGGAAAATGATTTTTCCTCCTCCCGGACTTTTCCAATTTGGGATTGGTCTCGAAAAATTATGGATTCCCCGGATTCTTTTCCCATTTAAATACCCCGGGGAAATTCTTGGTTTTTGGGGTCAGACGGGCACTTTTGCTTTTTTCAACCCTAAAACCGATCTATATTTCTGTGGGACTACCAATCAGGTCAATGGTGCAGGACACAGAAAAGCTTCTGGACTGATCATCAAAACCATCAAAAGCATGATTTGA